In Polynucleobacter sp. TUM22923, one genomic interval encodes:
- a CDS encoding lycopene cyclase family protein, whose amino-acid sequence MAEKYDLIILGGGCAGLSLARELALLKDKKLKVLLLESRKKYENDRTWCFWEPPEKAAKGKQIQTHENVTHQWSMLRISSNQESIFFPCKSRPYQMLASDQFYQAALKMIYASSQIEVELGAIVEDVAHHFQDHWEVKTSIGVFQSSFLVDTRPDSVNPNTNTILWQSFYGYEIECVDAIFDSSIADLMDFLPDSDRIAFTYFLPISATRALIEFTVFAPSPFTATDLAPYLESAVKERVGGAAFSILRSESACLPMGLDVPPSVADASYAKVGVMAGSARASTGYAFQRIQQWARLCAASLIQSEVLINQPSDPWIVRKMDLLFLKVLRSDPANAPSLFLSLFKNVSPSIAIRFLSGEARTLDYLSIIRSLPAVPFIRELLRPILPKEKEVRQKVSL is encoded by the coding sequence ATGGCTGAAAAATATGATCTGATTATCTTGGGGGGAGGCTGCGCAGGCCTTAGCCTAGCCAGAGAGCTTGCGCTGTTGAAAGACAAGAAGTTGAAAGTATTGCTTTTAGAGTCCCGCAAAAAATACGAAAATGATCGTACTTGGTGCTTTTGGGAGCCTCCCGAAAAGGCTGCAAAGGGTAAGCAAATTCAGACTCATGAAAATGTAACCCACCAATGGAGCATGCTGAGAATTAGCTCCAATCAGGAAAGTATTTTTTTTCCCTGTAAGAGCCGCCCCTATCAAATGCTTGCTTCTGACCAATTTTATCAAGCAGCATTAAAAATGATCTATGCCTCCTCTCAAATTGAAGTTGAACTAGGGGCTATTGTTGAAGATGTTGCTCATCATTTTCAAGATCATTGGGAGGTGAAGACCAGCATAGGTGTATTCCAGAGTTCATTTTTGGTTGATACTCGTCCAGATAGCGTCAACCCCAATACCAATACCATTCTTTGGCAATCGTTTTATGGCTATGAAATTGAATGTGTCGATGCGATCTTTGATTCAAGCATAGCCGATCTAATGGATTTCTTGCCAGACTCAGACCGCATTGCATTTACCTACTTTTTACCCATATCAGCTACCCGGGCCTTGATTGAATTTACTGTATTTGCTCCTAGCCCTTTTACAGCAACAGACCTGGCCCCTTACCTTGAGAGCGCTGTTAAAGAGCGTGTAGGGGGTGCGGCATTCTCTATTTTGAGATCTGAAAGTGCGTGCTTACCTATGGGGTTAGATGTGCCGCCAAGCGTTGCTGATGCCAGTTACGCCAAAGTAGGAGTAATGGCAGGGTCTGCTAGGGCCAGTACGGGTTATGCCTTTCAAAGAATTCAGCAATGGGCTCGACTATGTGCGGCTTCATTGATCCAGTCAGAGGTATTAATTAATCAGCCGTCCGATCCTTGGATTGTTCGCAAGATGGATCTTTTATTTTTAAAGGTATTGCGTTCTGATCCAGCTAATGCGCCAAGCTTATTTTTATCTCTCTTTAAAAATGTTTCCCCATCGATAGCGATTCGTTTCCTGAGTGGCGAGGCAAGGACCTTGGATTACCTATCGATTATTCGCTCTTTACCAGCAGTACCATTTATTCGAGAGCTTTTGCGTCCCATATTGCCCAAAGAAAAAGAAGTTCGTCAGAAGGTAAGTCTATGA